The following are from one region of the Coffea eugenioides isolate CCC68of chromosome 2, Ceug_1.0, whole genome shotgun sequence genome:
- the LOC113763503 gene encoding thymocyte nuclear protein 1, translated as MGKEKQYWLLKTEPGEWSWEDQAANGGVSKWDGVKNKQAQKNMKSMRTGDLCFFYHSGSKARRVVGVVSVVREWYADDSGDSAVDVKAVGEMRRPVDLGEMKKESGLQGCGLFRQPRLSVVPVEKSMWERVCEMGGGFEGDGRADENPEGSC; from the coding sequence ATGGGTAAAGAAAAACAATACTGGCTGCTAAAAACGGAGCCAGGGGAGTGGTCATGGGAGGACCAAGCAGCCAATGGTGGTGTATCCAAATGGGACGGCGTCAAGAACAAGCAAGCCCAGAAGAATATGAAGTCCATGAGAACTGGAGATCTCTGCTTTTTCTACCATTCCGGCTCCAAAGCCCGCCGCGTGGTGGGTGTGGTCTCTGTTGTCCGTGAATGGTACGCTGATGATAGCGGTGATAGTGCGGTGGATGTGAAGGCGGTTGGCGAAATGCGGAGGCCGGTGGACTTGGGGGAAATGAAGAAAGAGAGTGGACTGCAAGGATGTGGCCTGTTCAGGCAGCCGAGGTTGTCGGTGGTGCCTGTGGAGAAGAGCATGTGGGAGAGGGTGTGTGAGATGGGTGGCGGGTTTGAAGGTGATGGTAGAGCTGATGAAAATCCTGAAGGGTCCTGCTAG
- the LOC113759218 gene encoding uncharacterized protein LOC113759218 codes for MKTTTKAKKQSTLMVILKAPARVLKKITEFYMNSMFDCAARIGDNTVVNCGIAPQVSQQLPRNFSVNSSKDSKQEDELRELIRAVSTKLSEANAGIKTIDPQLQRPITSVKLPAKAAEKRSYSVGIGRIGRIDEDMPCDFKEADSPIYAYPRCKSYAVTSRNAVVR; via the coding sequence ATGAAGACGACGACGAAAGCAAAGAAGCAAAGCACGCTGATGGTTATCCTAAAAGCACCTGCCAGAGTCCTGAAGAAAATAACAGAATTCTACATGAACAGCATGTTCGATTGTGCTGCAAGAATTGGTGATAACACGGTGGTTAACTGCGGTATTGCTCCTCAAGTGTCTCAACAGCTACCACGAAACTTCAGCGTTAACTCGTCCAAGGATAGCAAGCAGGAAGATGAACTCAGGGAACTCATTCGCGCCGTATCCACAAAGCTGAGTGAGGCCAATGCTGGGATCAAGACCATCGATCCTCAGTTGCAAAGGCCAATTACAAGCGTGAAGCTGCCCGCTAAAGCAGCGGAGAAGAGGAGTTACAGTGTTGGGATTGGAAGGATTGGAAGGATCGATGAGGACATGCCCTGTGATTTCAAGGAAGCAGATTCCCCCATTTATGCATACCCGAGATGCAAAAGCTATGCTGTTACAAGCAGAAATGCAGTAGTTCGCTAG
- the LOC113763538 gene encoding uncharacterized protein LOC113763538 isoform X2 yields MQTLVWRPCLVNLLAKRSPSSRQKAIIFSLRPRAFSSSSSSDYTSQSRGRLPRFYSETLPASRGGIVRVQGDEFWHMTKVLRLNINDRIELFDGKGGLVEGHIQNIDRTGVDFVAAEKAKLVSPLAPQWHVFAAFGTLKGGRADWLVEKCTELGASSVTPLLSERSPSISDNRFDRLERVILAASKQCQRLHEMTLNSPVKIGGVLPLVRQSKLSFVAVAEATPVFGALSTLRKESTGLMIIGPEGG; encoded by the exons ATGCAAACCCTAGTTTGGAGACCTTGTCTGGTAAACCTACTAGCGAAGCGATCTCCATCTTCCCGGCAAAAGGCAATCATCTTTTCTCTCCGACCCCGAGCTTtctcttcttcatcttcttccgATTACACCAGTCAGTCTCGCGGCCGTCTCCCCCGGTTCTACTCCGAAACCCTCCCCGCTTCCAGGGGTGGAATTGTCCGTGTTCAAGGCGACGAGTTCTGGCATATGACAAAAGTCCTCCGATTAAACATCAACGACAG GATAGAGCTCTTTGATGGCAAAGGGGGTCTTGTTGAAGGACACATACAGAATATTGATCGCACAGGAGTTGATTTTGTGGCAGCGGAGAAGGCAAAGTTAGTATCTCCTCTGGCCCCACAATGGCATGTCTTTGCTGCTTTTG GAACTTTAAAGGGAGGTCGAGCTGATTGGCTTGTAGAGAAATGCACA GAACTGGGAGCTAGCAGTGTGACGCCTTTGTTGAGTGAGCGTTCTCCATCCATTTCAGATAACCGATTTGACAGATTAGAACGTGTTATTCTTGCTGCATCGAAACAAT GTCAAAGGCTGCATGAAATGACTTTGAACTCTCCTGTGAAGATTGGTGGAGTTTTGCCCCTT GTTCGTCAATCAAAACTATCATTCGTAGCTGTTGCGGAGGCTACTCCTGTTTTTGGTGCTTTGAGTACCTTAAGAAAAGAGTCAACTGGGCTAATGATAATTGGACCTGAAGGAG GATGA
- the LOC113759219 gene encoding protein FAR1-RELATED SEQUENCE 5-like codes for MQRRGTEVEKSKVSTFVHNFETHDMVQETENGRMGMDGCGRLRSFDLNQEPECDRHTFIEESGGSIGGHEDEEANELVGAIGVDDVMKLTFDTEEEAGEFYNLYAKLSGFGIRKSNGKRDADGISRFRKWVCCCEGYRNEKWFNYEDRKREAKPITRTGCGACFRVKYDIESVKYVVTRFIMEHNHPLASEASVQHIRSHRKVSDAEYAQAKSLKLVGARICQIMKHFVIKAGGYSNVGFCIKDLYNRMDEERRKDIFNGDAEGALGFLAAKKDADEMFFYKYDVDNEGRLARLFWADSKSRADFSVFGDVLVFDTTYKTNKYRKPLVVLAGVNNHLNSTIFGCALLSDERIETYEWVLSTFVEAMKGRKPVAVMTDGDSAMRRAIKNLLPDACHRLCSWHLHRNARSNIRCEEFNNRLYNLMERKCSTLEFEDRWARLVNECGVVENEWVKELYRRRRLWAEAYLRGNFFAGMRSTQRCEKMNAFLNEYLNEKMRLYEFVRSFDLAIAWLRHTESKAIHTSENTKPVLTTILPELEWSAAEVFTRNVFFMVRKHLNRQGLLISEGWSEDGGSRTYYYSKYGGHGISWRVDYDRSMENLICSCMKFESKGIPCAHMFRVMVVEGMNRIPEACISKRWTKGVYCSNNGMKAFVADEQLTQMARYGTLKSSCNTMCYYASYMDDAFNDLQQMFDKHSVDLKEKWIDRGYGGDGFAMDSRVRNDRSRRTFGLLDPRVSRCKGDHKHAEAKKKRKCGHCRYYRNCIRSYTVVN; via the coding sequence ATGCAGCGGCGTGGAACAGAAGTAGAGAAATCAAAGGTGAGTACTTTTGTCCATAACTTTGAAACTCATGACATGGTGCAGGAAACAGAGAACGGAAGAATGGGGATGGATGGTTGCGGCAGGTTAAGGTCATTTGACCTTAACCAAGAACCTGAGTGTGACCGACACACATTCATTGAAGAAAGCGGTGGTTCAATAGGAGGACACGAAGATGAGGAGGCCAATGAATTGGTGGGCGCAATAGGCGTGGATGACGTAATGAAATTAACATTTGACACGGAAGAAGAAGCTGGGGAATTCTATAATTTGTATGCGAAACTAAGCGGATTTGGGATTCGTAAAAGTAATGGCAAACGAGATGCAGATGGCATTTCAAGATTTAGAAAATGGGTATGTTGCTGTGAAGGTTATAGGAATGAAAAGTGGTTTAATTATGAAGACCGGAAAAGAGAAGCAAAACCAATCACAAGAACCGGGTGTGGGGCTTGCTTTCGCGTGAAATATGACATAGAATCGGTAAAGTATGTGGTGACACGCTTCATTATGGAGCACAATCACCCGCTGGCATCAGAGGCAAGTGTGCAACACATTAGGTCGCATAGAAAAGTGAGCGATGCAGAATATGCGCAGGCAAAAAGTCTAAAGTTGGTTGGGGCCAGAATATGCCAGATAATGAAACATTTTGTTATCAAAGCTGGAGGGTATAGTAACGTGGGATTTTGCATTAAGGATCTGTATAACCGAATGGACGAGGAACGTAGAAAAGATATTTTTAATGGCGATGCAGAAGGGGCACTTGGGTTCTTGGCAGCGAAGAAGGATGCCGATGAGATGTTCTTTTATAAATATGATGTGGATAACGAAGGAAGATTGGCAAGGTTGTTTTGGGCAGATTCTAAATCTCGTGCGGACTTCAGTGTATTTGGAGATGTATTGGTGTTTGATACaacatacaaaacaaataaataccgCAAGCCACTAGTTGTACTTGCAGGGGTAAACAACCATCTGAACAGTACTATTTTTGGCTGTGCCCTGCTATCAGATGAGAGGATTGAAACATATGAATGGGTGCTAAGTACATTTGTAGAGGCTATGAAAGGTAGAAAGCCAGTAGCAGTGATGACAGATGGGGACAGTGCAATGCGAAGAGCCATAAAGAATCTTCTCCCAGATGCTTGTCACAGGCTATGTTCGTGGCACTTGCATAGAAATGCACGGAGTAATATTCGCTGCGAGGAGTTTAATAACAGGTTGTATAACCTGATGGAGAGAAAGTGTAGCACTCTTGAGTTTGAGGATCGGTGGGCTAGGTTGGTTAATGAATGTGGGGTGGTAGAGAATGAGTGGGTGAAGGAGTTATACCGTAGGAGAAGGTTATGGGCAGAGGCCTATTTACGCGGTAATTTTTTTGCAGGTATGAGAAGTACTCAAAGGTGTGAGAAAATGAATGCTTTTTTGAATGAGTACTTGAATGAAAAAATGCGACTATATGAATTCGTTAGAAGTTTTGATTTGGCAATAGCGTGGCTTCGACATACTGAGAGCAAAGCAATTCACACAAGCGAAAACACAAAACCAGTCTTAACCACAATCCTGCCCGAATTAGAGTGGAGCGCAGCGGAGGTGTTTACAAGGAATGTGTTCTTCATGGTGAGGAAGCATTTGAACAGGCAAGGACTTCTAATTTCTGAGGGCTGGAGCGAGGATGGAGGGAGTCGTACGTATTATTACTCGAAATATGGTGGACACGGAATAAGTTGGAGGGTGGATTATGATAGGTCAATGGAGAATCTAATCTGCTCTTGCATGAAATTCGAGTCAAAGGGGATTCCTTGTGCTCACATGTTTCGCGTGATGGTGGTAGAAGGAATGAACAGGATCCCAGAAGCATGCATTTCGAAGCGGTGGACAAAGGGAGTTTACTGTAGTAATAATGGAATGAAAGCATTTGTTGCAGACGAACAACTGACACAAATGGCCAGATATGGCACTTTAAAGTCCAGCTGTAATACTATGTGTTACTATGCCTCCTACATGGATGACGCGTTTAATGACCTGCAGCAGATGTTTGACAAGCATTCCGTGGACCTAAAGGAGAAGTGGATTGACAGGGGATATGGGGGAGACGGATTTGCAATGGATTCAAGAGTGAGGAACGATAGAAGTAGAAGAACATTCGGGCTGTTAGATCCCAGGGTGTCACGGTGTAAAGGTGATCACAAGCATGCAGaagcaaagaagaaaagaaagtgtgGTCATTGCAGGTACTATCGGAATTGCATACGTAGTTATACAGTAGTTAATTGA
- the LOC113763312 gene encoding uncharacterized protein LOC113763312: MANQLEHLVESIKSKVKALNLKKKKKPYVKMDKSASVKVEIRSRKARQLIDKTLKGADRPGKRSVS, from the coding sequence ATGGCTAACCAATTGGAGCACTTGGTGGAGTCCATAAAGTCCAAGGTGAAAGCActgaatttgaagaagaaaaagaagccaTACGTAAAGATGGACAAGAGTGCAAGTGTTAAAGTGGAGATCCGCAGTAGAAAAGCTCGCCAACTCATCGATAAGACTCTCAAGGGTGCCGATCGCCCCGGAAAGCGTAGCGTTTCTTGA
- the LOC113763538 gene encoding uncharacterized protein LOC113763538 isoform X1 has protein sequence MQTLVWRPCLVNLLAKRSPSSRQKAIIFSLRPRAFSSSSSSDYTSQSRGRLPRFYSETLPASRGGIVRVQGDEFWHMTKVLRLNINDRIELFDGKGGLVEGHIQNIDRTGVDFVAAEKAKLVSPLAPQWHVFAAFGTLKGGRADWLVEKCTELGASSVTPLLSERSPSISDNRFDRLERVILAASKQCQRLHEMTLNSPVKIGGVLPLVRQSKLSFVAVAEATPVFGALSTLRKESTGLMIIGPEGDFTETELRMIVEAGATAVGLGPHRLRVETATIAFLSTLMLWSTSPEN, from the exons ATGCAAACCCTAGTTTGGAGACCTTGTCTGGTAAACCTACTAGCGAAGCGATCTCCATCTTCCCGGCAAAAGGCAATCATCTTTTCTCTCCGACCCCGAGCTTtctcttcttcatcttcttccgATTACACCAGTCAGTCTCGCGGCCGTCTCCCCCGGTTCTACTCCGAAACCCTCCCCGCTTCCAGGGGTGGAATTGTCCGTGTTCAAGGCGACGAGTTCTGGCATATGACAAAAGTCCTCCGATTAAACATCAACGACAG GATAGAGCTCTTTGATGGCAAAGGGGGTCTTGTTGAAGGACACATACAGAATATTGATCGCACAGGAGTTGATTTTGTGGCAGCGGAGAAGGCAAAGTTAGTATCTCCTCTGGCCCCACAATGGCATGTCTTTGCTGCTTTTG GAACTTTAAAGGGAGGTCGAGCTGATTGGCTTGTAGAGAAATGCACA GAACTGGGAGCTAGCAGTGTGACGCCTTTGTTGAGTGAGCGTTCTCCATCCATTTCAGATAACCGATTTGACAGATTAGAACGTGTTATTCTTGCTGCATCGAAACAAT GTCAAAGGCTGCATGAAATGACTTTGAACTCTCCTGTGAAGATTGGTGGAGTTTTGCCCCTT GTTCGTCAATCAAAACTATCATTCGTAGCTGTTGCGGAGGCTACTCCTGTTTTTGGTGCTTTGAGTACCTTAAGAAAAGAGTCAACTGGGCTAATGATAATTGGACCTGAAGGAG ACTTCACTGAGACAGAGTTGAGAATGATTGTCGAGGCTGGTGCGACTGCAGTTGGTCTTGGTCCACATCGCCTACGTGTTGAAACTGCTACTATTGCTTTTTTGTCAACTTTAATGTTATGGTCGACCTCTccggaaaattaa